The proteins below come from a single Anderseniella sp. Alg231-50 genomic window:
- a CDS encoding ATP-binding cassette domain-containing protein, with protein MLRLFRIFASAKGTNPWLVLTCLILSSVAEIASMSALLPALLTVSGEQGDLPPAFQTVIDATLAVTGLPNTVLGYTIAVVAMLVLRTILLGAALTYAGFSIANVSTKLREDLLNAMFDTKWRYFVDHRAGRIANTISVDATRAGQAYMESAKFVAAIVQGTGYLIFAMMASVKFAIAGVIAGAIIVLGLGKLIAISRRAGKRQTASTSQLVTIVADALNNIKPIKSMARTVPFIAMFGSNLQTLNKSMKVQVLSSQGLERGSDILIAIMIGVSFFLAVGVWGITLASVTVLGIIGYQSFSIVRRLQRFLQRGAELEASYYAVHQMSERLTSEAERTGGAQDITLDEGCTFDHVTFAHEDRPTVENVSLFIPSGKITVLQGPSGAGKTTIVDLLLGLHEPASGSIKVDGRPLTELSLKAWRSNIGYVPQELSLLHSSLRDNIALGNTALSDDDIADALRLADAEDFINSLPDRLDSNAGEMGGRLSGGQRQRIALARALVSRPKLLILDEVTSALDPETEASICRNALELAGEFTIIAITHRPAWSRIADRLYKVENGAAVEIKTPARRNRKTAETPAHE; from the coding sequence ATGCTGAGACTTTTCCGGATTTTTGCATCTGCAAAAGGCACCAATCCATGGCTGGTCCTGACCTGCCTGATTCTGTCATCGGTAGCTGAAATAGCATCAATGAGCGCATTGTTGCCCGCACTTCTGACCGTGTCGGGCGAACAAGGCGATCTGCCACCGGCGTTCCAGACGGTTATTGATGCAACGCTGGCGGTAACCGGGCTGCCTAACACCGTTCTCGGGTATACAATTGCCGTAGTAGCGATGCTGGTCCTGCGCACCATCTTGCTGGGTGCCGCACTTACATATGCCGGTTTTTCGATCGCAAACGTCTCGACCAAATTGCGCGAAGACCTGCTGAACGCCATGTTCGACACGAAATGGCGCTACTTTGTCGATCATCGCGCCGGGCGGATTGCCAATACCATTTCGGTTGATGCCACGCGTGCTGGCCAGGCCTATATGGAATCCGCAAAGTTTGTCGCTGCAATTGTCCAGGGCACTGGCTACCTCATCTTTGCAATGATGGCGTCGGTCAAGTTTGCAATTGCCGGTGTCATTGCCGGCGCAATCATTGTGCTGGGGCTGGGTAAGCTGATTGCGATCAGCCGTCGTGCCGGCAAGCGCCAGACGGCTTCGACCAGCCAGCTTGTCACCATTGTCGCTGACGCCCTGAACAACATCAAGCCAATCAAGTCAATGGCTCGAACGGTGCCGTTCATTGCCATGTTCGGTTCAAACCTGCAGACCCTCAACAAATCGATGAAGGTCCAGGTCTTGTCTTCCCAGGGACTGGAACGCGGCAGCGACATTCTGATTGCAATAATGATCGGGGTCAGTTTCTTTCTGGCCGTTGGCGTTTGGGGAATAACACTTGCCAGCGTCACGGTGCTCGGCATCATCGGTTATCAATCCTTTTCCATTGTGCGGCGCCTTCAACGGTTCCTGCAGCGCGGTGCCGAACTGGAGGCTTCCTACTACGCCGTTCACCAGATGTCGGAAAGACTGACCAGCGAAGCTGAACGTACCGGCGGTGCGCAGGACATAACCCTGGATGAAGGATGCACCTTCGACCATGTGACGTTTGCACACGAGGACCGGCCAACCGTCGAGAACGTCTCGCTGTTCATTCCTTCCGGCAAGATTACCGTGCTGCAGGGACCGTCCGGCGCCGGCAAGACGACAATTGTCGATCTGCTGCTTGGTCTGCATGAACCTGCCTCCGGAAGCATCAAGGTCGACGGCCGTCCGCTGACCGAGTTATCGCTGAAAGCATGGCGTTCAAACATCGGCTATGTACCGCAGGAACTGTCACTGCTGCACTCCAGCCTGCGCGACAACATTGCGCTTGGCAACACTGCGCTCTCTGATGACGACATAGCCGATGCGCTGCGGCTTGCAGATGCTGAAGACTTCATCAACTCCCTGCCTGATCGGCTGGACTCGAATGCCGGCGAAATGGGTGGCCGCCTGTCAGGTGGGCAACGACAGCGTATTGCGCTGGCCCGGGCTCTGGTGAGCCGGCCCAAACTGCTGATACTTGACGAGGTTACCAGCGCGCTCGATCCTGAAACCGAAGCCAGCATTTGCCGCAATGCCCTCGAGCTTGCCGGCGAGTTCACGATCATTGCTATTACCCATCGGCCGGCCTGGTCCAGAATCGCAGATCGCCTGTACAAGGTGGAAAACGGCGCCGCTGTGGAAATCAAGACTCCGGCCAGGCGTAACCGGAAAACGGCAGAAACGCCCGCGCATGAGTGA
- a CDS encoding aspartyl/asparaginyl beta-hydroxylase domain-containing protein: MATTAKPERSALNQAFVTYGRRFRNLIASFQSRQSLIGDTPVLDTAHFPEFKVLEDNWQDVLVEIREILKFREQVPKFHEVSTDQKKISKGDQWRTFFLFGFGTKLERNCAKAPKTAAMLETIPNLQTAWFSILAPGAHIPPHKGVTKGIVTCHLGLIVPQDQQNCRLRVADEYCTWQEGKIFVFDDTYKHEVSNNTDEERVVLLWHVDRPMKTPARLLHKFFIAGLKKSSFFKNPQKNMETFEDRFEQATRDAAETLEKMSTRD, translated from the coding sequence ATGGCCACAACAGCTAAGCCAGAGAGATCAGCCTTGAATCAGGCTTTTGTGACCTATGGTCGCCGGTTCAGAAACCTGATCGCGAGTTTCCAATCAAGACAGTCTCTCATCGGCGATACACCCGTTCTGGACACGGCGCATTTTCCCGAGTTCAAGGTGCTGGAGGACAACTGGCAGGACGTGCTCGTCGAAATCAGGGAAATCCTGAAGTTTCGCGAACAGGTACCGAAATTCCACGAAGTCTCCACCGATCAGAAGAAGATTTCCAAGGGAGACCAGTGGCGCACGTTCTTCCTGTTCGGGTTTGGAACAAAGCTGGAGCGCAACTGTGCCAAGGCGCCCAAAACCGCAGCCATGCTGGAAACCATTCCAAACCTGCAGACCGCGTGGTTTTCGATCCTGGCACCTGGAGCCCATATTCCGCCCCACAAGGGAGTAACCAAGGGTATCGTTACCTGTCACCTGGGATTGATTGTGCCGCAGGACCAGCAGAACTGCCGGTTACGTGTGGCAGACGAATACTGCACCTGGCAGGAAGGCAAGATTTTCGTTTTTGACGATACCTACAAGCATGAAGTCAGCAACAACACCGATGAAGAACGGGTTGTGTTGTTGTGGCACGTGGACAGGCCAATGAAGACACCGGCCCGCTTGCTGCACAAATTCTTCATTGCCGGTCTGAAAAAGAGTTCGTTCTTCAAAAACCCGCAGAAAAACATGGAAACCTTTGAAGACAGGTTCGAACAGGCCACCAGGGATGCTGCGGAGACCCTGGAAAAAATGAGTACGCGCGACTGA
- a CDS encoding NUDIX domain-containing protein, with translation MLKSVMFPIANRLLLQPLGRLTRGMTLGTRGVIRDADGRMLVVRQRYTHGWIFPGGGVDRGEAPVSALKREVVEETGVRLKGDVAMHGLFSNHANFPGDYVAVYIATSFEDGDWKPSLEITERAFLDPSEIAGDCSDPMRRRLQELDGTRAISEIW, from the coding sequence ATGTTGAAGTCGGTCATGTTTCCAATTGCCAACCGGCTGCTGTTGCAGCCGCTGGGACGGTTGACACGCGGGATGACGTTGGGGACGCGCGGCGTGATCCGTGATGCAGACGGGCGAATGCTGGTTGTGCGCCAGCGATACACCCATGGCTGGATTTTTCCGGGCGGCGGAGTGGACAGGGGAGAGGCACCGGTTAGCGCGCTGAAGCGTGAAGTGGTCGAGGAGACCGGGGTGCGGCTGAAAGGGGATGTGGCGATGCATGGACTGTTCTCGAACCACGCCAACTTTCCCGGCGACTATGTGGCGGTATACATCGCCACGAGCTTTGAAGACGGTGATTGGAAGCCGTCACTTGAGATAACCGAACGTGCGTTTCTGGATCCTTCGGAGATCGCCGGGGACTGTTCGGATCCTATGCGGCGGCGCCTGCAAGAGCTGGACGGAACGCGTGCGATATCTGAAATCTGGTAA
- a CDS encoding GNAT family N-acetyltransferase — MLTNPDCIKPFNHDDAALVAQADGLLDRAFGIGRRAKTSYRLREGERAVEGLSFGLYLDDERTGSTLRAVISFWHLCIGEPGHRAIMLGPIAVEPHLQGTGLGAMLMRHSLKQAARLEHQLVILVGDEPYYAPFGFSRVPDGRLTLPGPVDPARLLFCELTPGAFDNVGGLVLSPSRFQATRHASPVT, encoded by the coding sequence ATGCTCACCAACCCAGACTGTATAAAACCATTCAACCATGATGACGCAGCGCTTGTCGCTCAAGCGGACGGGCTGCTTGACCGGGCGTTTGGCATCGGCCGGCGAGCCAAAACTTCGTACCGGCTTCGCGAGGGCGAACGGGCAGTGGAGGGACTAAGTTTCGGGCTCTATCTCGATGATGAAAGAACCGGTTCGACGCTCAGAGCCGTGATCAGTTTCTGGCATCTGTGCATAGGTGAGCCGGGCCATCGTGCGATCATGCTCGGGCCGATAGCGGTCGAACCGCATTTGCAGGGGACCGGACTGGGCGCAATGCTCATGAGGCATTCTCTCAAGCAGGCTGCAAGGCTGGAACACCAACTGGTTATTCTTGTCGGAGATGAGCCTTATTATGCTCCGTTCGGGTTTTCGCGGGTGCCGGACGGACGACTGACATTGCCGGGACCGGTGGACCCGGCACGATTGCTGTTTTGCGAACTGACACCTGGCGCATTCGACAATGTTGGCGGGCTGGTGCTGTCTCCGTCGCGATTTCAGGCGACACGGCATGCATCGCCTGTGACGTGA
- a CDS encoding DUF4159 domain-containing protein has product MSTLLTGLAFTTPLALAGLLVLPVIWWLLRFTPPKPQQVKFPPYRLLLDLISREEQPQHTPWWVLLMRLAMAAAVILGVAGPLLNASDVRDRSSDPLLIIADDGWASAPHWQLRQNLIRDLLTEAQRAGAATAITGTTGTSDVRELNLADAATTQKSAAAMSPSALSPKREALGTELAGTFADTENLRVLWLSNGVADTADGEFTNQLAGLGNGTARVEVLLPDTARIPSALRKPELEASRLKLSAERTSGGEASTQQVTVRSLSGRALAEAPLVFAAGETSATAVVELPLELRNEASRIEITNGRSASGVYLFDDRWRRKSVAMLSGASQELEQPLLSPLYYVSRAIQPSAEITEISSVDGIQDALKSGTSMMILADIGVLGDSNVTALEGWVDNGGVVVRFAGPRLAGGHDGLVPVELRSGGRSLGSALSWEQPQGLAPFAEKTPFAGLPSDSSIKVTRQVLAEPSATLPGLVWASLDDGTPLVTARAQGKGLVVLFHVTANADWSNLPLTGLFVEMLKRIADIAPAAGSLGAEATETAAANASAASASQGAFTPLRSLNGFGELTAPPASASPVETDAFFKMQPTPDHPAGIYSRGGARHALNLDAAGDGLEALSGLPASFAVSTYDRARPTDLSGWLFAAALALFAADCLVMLYLTGAAAGMMRRAAPAASVSILFAAVLIAAASPLVKAQETTSSQGLDAAEQFAMQSSLQTRIGYVLTGDMQVDATSKMGLEGLSRVLQQRTSIEPADPIAIDLQRDVIVFFPVIYWPVIASAQPPDDALLAKLSDYMKNGGTIFFDTRDDNASTASLTGSPSPSTIALRGILDRLDVPALEPVPDGHVMTRAFYLLQNFPGRWAGGQLWVEARTSGETSIKAAASDGVSSIIIGSNDYAAAWATDEAGNPQYPVSPGGEGQREHAWRTGVNVMMYALTGNYKADQVHVPALLERLGQ; this is encoded by the coding sequence ATGTCCACACTGCTGACAGGCCTGGCTTTCACGACACCGCTGGCACTCGCCGGCCTGTTGGTGCTGCCGGTCATCTGGTGGCTGTTACGCTTCACACCGCCAAAGCCTCAACAAGTGAAGTTTCCGCCCTACCGGCTGCTGCTCGACCTGATCTCACGCGAGGAACAGCCGCAACACACACCGTGGTGGGTCTTGCTGATGCGTCTGGCCATGGCGGCAGCCGTCATACTCGGCGTTGCCGGACCGTTGCTGAATGCCTCTGACGTGCGCGACAGGTCATCCGACCCGTTGCTGATCATTGCCGATGACGGCTGGGCATCGGCGCCCCACTGGCAGCTTCGCCAGAACCTGATCCGCGATTTGCTGACCGAAGCACAACGCGCCGGCGCAGCGACGGCCATAACCGGAACCACCGGAACCTCTGATGTGCGGGAATTGAACCTCGCCGATGCCGCGACGACGCAGAAGAGTGCCGCCGCAATGAGCCCCAGCGCACTGTCTCCGAAACGCGAGGCACTGGGCACAGAACTTGCCGGCACTTTTGCCGATACCGAAAACCTGCGCGTGCTGTGGCTCAGCAACGGTGTCGCCGATACCGCGGATGGCGAATTCACCAACCAGCTTGCCGGCCTCGGCAATGGCACCGCCCGGGTGGAGGTGCTGCTTCCCGATACGGCCCGCATACCATCCGCCCTGCGCAAGCCCGAACTGGAAGCATCCCGGCTGAAACTGTCTGCAGAAAGAACATCAGGTGGCGAAGCCAGCACGCAGCAGGTGACCGTGCGTTCCCTCAGTGGCCGTGCACTGGCGGAAGCGCCCCTGGTGTTTGCCGCAGGTGAGACCAGCGCAACCGCGGTCGTCGAACTGCCGCTTGAGCTGCGCAATGAAGCGTCGCGCATCGAGATTACCAACGGACGCTCGGCGTCGGGCGTGTACCTGTTCGATGATCGCTGGCGGCGGAAATCGGTCGCCATGCTGTCAGGAGCGTCGCAGGAACTGGAACAACCACTTCTGTCGCCACTTTATTATGTGAGCCGAGCCATCCAGCCCAGCGCGGAAATCACCGAGATTTCCTCCGTCGACGGCATCCAGGATGCCCTGAAATCCGGTACATCGATGATGATACTGGCTGACATCGGCGTGCTCGGCGACAGCAATGTCACAGCCCTTGAAGGTTGGGTCGACAATGGCGGCGTTGTGGTGCGGTTTGCAGGCCCCCGACTGGCCGGCGGCCATGACGGGCTTGTACCGGTGGAACTGCGCAGCGGCGGACGCTCGCTGGGTTCGGCATTGAGCTGGGAGCAGCCTCAGGGATTGGCGCCGTTCGCCGAAAAAACACCATTTGCCGGTCTCCCCAGCGACAGTTCGATAAAGGTCACACGGCAGGTTCTTGCCGAGCCATCCGCCACCCTGCCCGGACTTGTCTGGGCCAGCCTCGATGACGGCACGCCGCTGGTAACGGCACGTGCACAGGGCAAGGGACTGGTCGTGCTGTTTCATGTCACCGCAAACGCTGACTGGTCCAACCTGCCACTGACGGGCCTGTTCGTGGAAATGCTCAAGCGGATTGCCGACATTGCACCTGCCGCCGGCAGTCTGGGCGCGGAAGCGACAGAAACTGCTGCTGCCAATGCGTCTGCGGCCAGTGCCAGCCAGGGTGCTTTCACGCCACTGCGCAGCCTTAATGGCTTTGGCGAACTTACCGCGCCACCTGCCAGTGCATCCCCCGTTGAAACCGATGCCTTTTTCAAGATGCAGCCCACGCCGGATCATCCTGCCGGCATCTACAGCCGGGGTGGTGCGCGCCATGCACTCAACCTCGATGCTGCCGGTGACGGTCTGGAAGCACTGAGCGGATTGCCGGCGTCATTTGCCGTGTCAACCTATGACCGCGCCCGGCCGACCGACCTGTCAGGCTGGCTGTTTGCAGCGGCACTGGCGCTGTTTGCCGCCGACTGCCTGGTCATGTTGTACCTGACCGGTGCCGCGGCCGGGATGATGAGGCGCGCAGCGCCTGCTGCTTCAGTCTCAATCTTGTTCGCAGCAGTTCTCATTGCCGCCGCTTCACCGCTTGTGAAGGCACAGGAAACCACCAGTTCGCAGGGCCTCGACGCGGCAGAACAGTTTGCCATGCAGTCAAGCCTGCAAACCCGGATCGGGTATGTCCTGACCGGCGACATGCAGGTGGATGCCACCTCCAAGATGGGACTTGAGGGACTGAGCCGGGTTTTGCAGCAACGCACCTCAATCGAGCCGGCGGACCCAATCGCCATTGACCTGCAGCGCGACGTCATCGTGTTCTTCCCGGTCATCTACTGGCCGGTGATCGCCAGCGCTCAACCGCCGGATGATGCCCTTCTCGCCAAACTGTCGGACTACATGAAGAACGGCGGCACGATCTTTTTCGACACCCGTGACGATAATGCATCCACAGCATCCCTGACCGGTTCGCCGTCACCGTCAACGATTGCCCTGCGTGGCATTCTTGACCGGCTGGATGTGCCCGCACTTGAGCCGGTGCCGGATGGTCACGTCATGACCAGGGCCTTCTATCTTCTGCAGAACTTCCCCGGCCGTTGGGCCGGCGGGCAGTTGTGGGTCGAAGCCCGCACGTCCGGCGAAACCAGCATCAAGGCCGCCGCCAGTGATGGTGTCAGTTCAATCATCATCGGGTCAAACGACTATGCCGCCGCCTGGGCAACGGATGAGGCCGGCAATCCGCAATACCCTGTATCGCCCGGCGGTGAAGGCCAGCGCGAACATGCCTGGCGCACCGGCGTCAATGTGATGATGTATGCGCTGACCGGCAACTACAAGGCGGACCAGGTCCATGTGCCTGCCCTGCTCGAACGATTGGGGCAGTAG
- a CDS encoding DUF58 domain-containing protein yields MTSPSLTAAGLRGSADQLASAYPPLLIQSERIANAIVHGAHGRRRTGPGSDFWQYRPYSPGDSISRIDWRKTARAGKTLIRESEWAATNTVFVWASQTAGMDFRSDLSSTTKRERAAVLALTIATLAVRAGERVGVLGWPQAPGHTRLLLRRMAAWYSGEADEQFMSQSLPPQVPLPRHASCVLIGDFLDPLDKLRARLGDIADAGLHGHIVQVTDPAEETLPYHGRTEFIEMNTGEKLVAGRAETLKQDYIATLARHREGLRQLARQLGWTFVVHHTDQSPHPLLVSLYSRLSQRTGASALVKAG; encoded by the coding sequence ATGACCTCCCCTTCTCTCACTGCTGCCGGACTTCGCGGGTCCGCTGACCAGCTGGCCAGCGCCTATCCGCCATTGCTTATCCAGTCCGAGCGCATCGCCAATGCGATTGTGCACGGAGCCCACGGGCGCAGGCGGACCGGCCCCGGTTCCGACTTCTGGCAGTACCGGCCATATTCGCCGGGCGATTCAATTTCGCGCATCGACTGGCGCAAAACCGCCCGTGCCGGAAAAACCCTGATCCGTGAAAGCGAATGGGCAGCTACAAATACCGTGTTTGTGTGGGCAAGCCAGACGGCCGGGATGGATTTCCGGTCGGACCTGTCCAGTACAACCAAGCGCGAGCGCGCCGCGGTTCTGGCGCTCACCATTGCAACGCTTGCCGTTCGCGCCGGAGAGCGCGTCGGCGTGCTCGGCTGGCCGCAGGCGCCGGGCCACACACGACTGCTGCTGCGCCGCATGGCGGCCTGGTATTCGGGTGAAGCGGACGAACAGTTCATGTCCCAGTCCCTGCCGCCGCAGGTACCTTTGCCCCGCCATGCCAGTTGCGTGCTGATCGGTGACTTTCTTGATCCGCTCGACAAGCTGCGCGCCAGGCTGGGTGATATCGCAGATGCCGGCTTGCACGGCCACATAGTGCAGGTCACCGACCCGGCGGAAGAAACCCTGCCCTACCACGGCCGCACGGAATTCATCGAAATGAACACCGGCGAAAAACTGGTGGCAGGACGTGCCGAAACCCTGAAACAGGACTATATCGCCACGCTCGCCAGGCATCGCGAAGGCCTCAGGCAGCTGGCCCGGCAACTTGGCTGGACGTTTGTGGTGCATCACACGGACCAGTCACCGCATCCACTGCTGGTGTCGCTGTATTCACGCCTGTCGCAACGCACTGGTGCGTCTGCGTTGGTCAAGGCAGGATAG
- a CDS encoding AAA family ATPase — MSTVTKADAKILDDLEATAERLEKAQDALKTVIFGQDDVISQAMIAILGGGHALLVGAPGLAKTKLAVTLGTVLGLEEKRIQFTPDLMPADILGSEVLDEGETGRHQFRFVKGPVFCQLLMADEINRASPRTQSALLQAMQEHHITIGGQSYDLPSPFHVLATQNPIEQEGTYPLPEAQLDRFLLEINVPYPDLESERRMLFATTGNDEAEVANVFTREDLMRAQRLTRTIPVGEKVADAILELVRSARPGPDGSDYANETISWGPGPRASQSLMLGVRARALLDGRLSPSLDDVVALAAPVLRHRMAITFSARAEGVTINDVISRLTEPIRL, encoded by the coding sequence ATGAGCACCGTTACCAAAGCCGATGCCAAAATCCTCGATGATCTCGAGGCGACTGCTGAACGACTTGAAAAGGCTCAGGACGCGCTGAAAACTGTCATTTTCGGACAGGACGACGTCATCAGCCAGGCGATGATCGCCATTCTTGGCGGTGGTCATGCACTGCTGGTTGGTGCACCGGGCCTGGCGAAAACCAAGCTGGCAGTCACTCTCGGCACCGTTTTGGGGCTGGAGGAAAAGCGCATCCAGTTCACGCCTGACCTGATGCCAGCAGACATTCTGGGCTCGGAGGTGCTGGACGAAGGCGAGACCGGCCGTCACCAGTTTCGTTTTGTGAAAGGCCCGGTATTCTGCCAGCTACTGATGGCGGACGAGATCAACCGCGCCAGTCCGCGAACCCAGTCAGCCCTGTTGCAGGCAATGCAGGAGCACCACATCACCATTGGCGGCCAAAGCTATGACCTGCCATCACCATTTCACGTGCTGGCCACGCAGAACCCGATTGAACAGGAAGGCACCTATCCGCTGCCCGAGGCACAGCTCGACCGTTTCCTGCTGGAGATAAACGTCCCTTATCCGGACCTTGAGTCAGAGCGGCGCATGCTGTTTGCCACAACCGGCAACGACGAAGCAGAAGTCGCCAATGTGTTCACACGCGAAGATCTGATGCGCGCGCAACGCCTGACCCGGACCATCCCTGTCGGCGAAAAGGTTGCCGACGCCATTCTTGAACTGGTGCGCTCGGCCCGGCCCGGCCCGGACGGCTCAGACTATGCCAACGAGACAATTTCCTGGGGACCGGGGCCGCGGGCCAGCCAGTCGCTTATGCTCGGTGTCCGGGCACGCGCCTTGCTGGACGGCAGACTGTCACCGTCGCTGGACGACGTTGTCGCATTGGCGGCGCCTGTGTTGCGCCACCGCATGGCCATTACGTTTTCCGCCCGTGCCGAAGGCGTCACCATCAATGACGTCATCAGCAGGCTCACAGAGCCGATCAGGCTTTAA
- a CDS encoding DUF1285 domain-containing protein: MTENMTEMRHIRGLDAIPAGDMPNRAPAPVETWHPEHAGSIDIAIDIDGNWFHDGTPIRRAGLVALFASILRREPDGSYVLVTPVEKRTISIADVPFVAVGILVEGKAANQVVTLTTNVGDAVTIDNDHPMRFAAGAAAKGVSLPYVTIRGGLEARVARAVFPDLVDAGCVEDRDGDDWFGVWSSGVFWPMMPADEAGA, encoded by the coding sequence GTGACTGAAAATATGACTGAAATGCGCCACATACGCGGTCTTGACGCCATTCCGGCAGGCGATATGCCAAATCGCGCGCCGGCGCCGGTGGAAACCTGGCATCCTGAACATGCCGGTTCCATTGATATCGCAATCGATATCGATGGCAACTGGTTCCACGATGGCACCCCGATCCGCCGCGCCGGTCTCGTAGCGTTGTTTGCATCCATCCTGCGGCGCGAGCCGGACGGCAGTTATGTGCTCGTTACACCGGTTGAAAAACGAACCATCAGCATTGCCGATGTGCCGTTTGTGGCAGTTGGAATCCTGGTCGAGGGAAAGGCTGCAAACCAGGTCGTGACACTGACTACCAATGTGGGAGACGCGGTGACCATAGACAATGATCACCCGATGCGTTTCGCTGCAGGTGCCGCTGCCAAGGGCGTTTCGTTGCCTTATGTGACGATCAGGGGTGGCCTTGAAGCCAGGGTTGCGCGTGCCGTGTTTCCTGACCTGGTCGATGCCGGTTGCGTGGAAGACCGCGATGGAGATGACTGGTTTGGCGTTTGGTCGTCAGGAGTGTTCTGGCCGATGATGCCGGCTGACGAGGCTGGTGCGTGA
- a CDS encoding NUDIX hydrolase: MAIYSPDWFRQHAVPRLHAQVPAEAVDAALPALRSDADLNADIAPGTMEKIRAAAVLVGLLERDGELHVLLTQRSDELPTHAGQIAFPGGKIDAEDAGPVECALRETHEETGVSPEFVEPAGFLDVYQTGTGFRIVPVVGLLRTGFDLIPEPGEVTEIFDVPLAHFMEPANHLRHSRVWQGRERQYYAMPYGDRYVWGATAGMLRNLHDRITR, from the coding sequence ATGGCAATTTACTCACCAGACTGGTTTCGCCAACATGCCGTGCCGCGGCTGCATGCACAGGTGCCTGCCGAAGCTGTTGATGCAGCGCTTCCGGCGCTGCGTTCCGACGCAGATCTCAATGCCGATATCGCGCCGGGAACTATGGAGAAAATCCGTGCAGCCGCCGTCCTTGTCGGACTGCTCGAGCGCGATGGCGAACTGCATGTTCTGCTGACGCAACGTTCCGACGAATTGCCGACCCATGCCGGCCAGATTGCGTTTCCCGGCGGCAAGATCGATGCCGAAGATGCAGGCCCGGTGGAATGCGCGCTGCGCGAAACCCACGAGGAAACCGGTGTTTCGCCGGAGTTCGTAGAGCCGGCGGGTTTTCTGGATGTCTACCAGACAGGTACCGGCTTTCGTATCGTGCCGGTCGTCGGGTTGTTGAGGACCGGTTTCGACCTGATCCCGGAACCCGGTGAAGTTACCGAGATTTTTGATGTCCCGCTGGCCCATTTCATGGAGCCGGCCAATCATTTGCGGCATTCGCGGGTCTGGCAGGGGCGCGAGCGGCAGTATTATGCCATGCCCTATGGCGACAGGTATGTCTGGGGGGCAACCGCAGGCATGTTGCGTAACCTGCATGACAGGATAACCAGGTGA
- a CDS encoding CCA tRNA nucleotidyltransferase: MTLPSLHGHPIFETAGLGAVFQAIADAGGEARIVGGAVRNALLDEPVRDIDIATTLTPEQVLAAAAATGLKTVATGIEHGTVTVISDNSGFEVTTLRHDVETDGRKAKVAYTDDWAVDAARRDFTLNAFYCSQDGEVFDPMGGSADLDTRTVRFVGDPEARIREDYLRILRFFRFISQYGQDDVDADGLDACRQLKAGLKQLSRERVGQETCKLLCGRRAGEVAVLMNDTGINRTLFGADMDAVLLASVIARAGTLGGTPDYTTLLAAALPLGADEQSELLRLSNVQTRSLRDVQSALPPSPALRDNERKVVLYQTGAETWKRAVLLAWARDANAADEDWAGLYALPEQWEIPVFPVTGSDVLATGVAAGPQIGEALKALEDWWIAGGFVASREELLARLTA; encoded by the coding sequence ATGACTCTGCCTTCGCTACATGGTCACCCGATTTTTGAAACCGCTGGACTGGGCGCGGTGTTTCAGGCCATTGCGGATGCAGGCGGCGAGGCCCGTATCGTCGGCGGCGCCGTGCGCAATGCACTTTTGGACGAGCCGGTCCGCGACATTGATATCGCGACGACCCTGACGCCGGAACAGGTGCTTGCGGCTGCCGCTGCCACCGGACTGAAAACAGTGGCAACAGGCATTGAACATGGCACCGTGACGGTTATCAGCGACAACAGCGGGTTCGAGGTGACGACACTGCGCCATGATGTTGAAACCGACGGGCGCAAGGCAAAGGTGGCTTATACAGACGACTGGGCCGTGGATGCAGCCAGGCGCGACTTTACCCTCAACGCGTTTTACTGTTCGCAAGACGGCGAGGTGTTCGATCCGATGGGAGGCAGTGCCGACCTGGACACGAGGACGGTCAGATTTGTCGGCGATCCTGAGGCGCGAATCCGGGAGGATTACCTGCGGATTTTGCGTTTCTTCCGGTTTATCTCACAATATGGCCAGGACGACGTTGACGCTGACGGCCTGGATGCCTGCCGGCAGCTCAAGGCCGGGTTGAAACAGCTTTCCAGGGAGCGTGTGGGCCAGGAGACCTGCAAGCTGTTGTGCGGCAGGCGTGCCGGGGAGGTTGCCGTGCTGATGAATGACACCGGCATCAACCGGACATTGTTCGGGGCCGACATGGATGCGGTATTGCTGGCGTCGGTTATCGCGCGGGCCGGAACCCTGGGTGGCACACCCGATTACACAACGCTGCTGGCCGCGGCCCTGCCGCTGGGCGCGGACGAACAGTCCGAGCTGCTCAGATTATCCAATGTTCAAACTCGTTCCCTGCGGGACGTTCAATCGGCGCTGCCGCCATCGCCTGCGTTGCGGGACAATGAACGCAAGGTGGTGCTGTACCAGACAGGTGCTGAAACCTGGAAACGGGCGGTGTTACTGGCATGGGCGCGCGACGCAAATGCGGCAGATGAGGACTGGGCGGGCCTTTACGCGCTGCCGGAGCAATGGGAAATTCCGGTTTTCCCGGTGACCGGCAGCGATGTACTTGCGACCGGCGTTGCAGCGGGACCCCAGATC